A window of the Polaribacter sp. HaHaR_3_91 genome harbors these coding sequences:
- the uvrA gene encoding excinuclease ABC subunit UvrA: MKDQEYIEVYGARVHNLKNIDVKIPREKLVVITGLSGSGKSSLAFDTIYAEGQRRYIETFSAYARQFLGGLERPDVDKIDGLSPVISIEQKTTNKSPRSTVGTITEIYDFLRLLFARAADAYSYNTGEKMVSYSDEQIRQLILKDFADKKIAVLAPLVKSRKGHYRELFEQISKQGFLRVRVDGEIKEIEKGMRLDRYKTHDIEVVIDRLLINDSIEKRLEETIKTALYSGNNIMMVIDIDNNEPRYFSRELMCPTSGIAYPNPEPNTFSFNSPKGACNKCSGLGITNEINLEKVIPDNSLSIQKGGITPLGEQKSSWIFKQIENIAERYQFKLTDPIKNIPKEALDVILNGGNESFEIESKAAGVTRNYKIDFEGIISFIENQYDSAESTTIKRWAKGFMDEVSCSTCGGKRLKKEALHFKIIDKNISDLAQMDATELAKWFKNIEKSLSKKQLIIAAEILKEIRTRIQFLLDVGLDYLTLDRTSKSLSGGEAQRIRLATQIGSQLVGVLYILDEPSIGLHQRDNQKLIDSLVKLRDIGNSVLVVEHDKDMMEHADFVFDIGPGAGRHGGEIVSSGTFEDLKKQNTLTADYLTGRKEIAVPKKRREGNGNFIKLKGATGNNLKNVSVEFPLGKMICVTGVSGSGKSTLINETLYPILNAHIYRGVKKPMPYKKIEGLEHVDKVIDIDQSPIGRTPRSNPATYTGTFGEIRSLFAKTPEAAIRGYKPGRFSFNVKGGRCETCQGGGVRVIEMNFLPDVQVECETCQGKRFNRETLEIRYKGKSISDVLNMTIEDATDFFELIPKIHRKLKTIKDVGLGYITLGQQSTTLSGGEAQRIKLASELSKRDTGNTFYILDEPTTGLHFEDIRVLMDVLNKLANKGNTVLIIEHNLDVIKLADYIIDVGMEGGKKGGKILCTGTPEEIAKHKTSYTAKFLKKELN, translated from the coding sequence TTGAAAGACCAAGAATATATAGAAGTATACGGAGCAAGAGTCCATAACTTAAAAAATATTGATGTAAAAATCCCTCGTGAAAAACTAGTTGTAATAACTGGGTTAAGCGGAAGTGGAAAATCTTCTTTAGCTTTTGACACTATTTATGCAGAAGGACAAAGGCGATATATTGAAACTTTTTCAGCATATGCACGTCAGTTTTTAGGCGGATTAGAAAGACCCGATGTTGATAAAATTGATGGGCTTTCACCAGTAATATCCATAGAACAGAAAACAACTAATAAAAGTCCGCGTTCTACGGTTGGTACTATTACTGAAATTTATGATTTTTTAAGACTATTGTTTGCAAGAGCCGCAGATGCGTATTCCTATAATACTGGAGAAAAAATGGTAAGTTATTCTGATGAACAAATTAGACAACTTATTTTAAAGGATTTTGCTGATAAAAAAATTGCTGTTTTAGCACCTTTAGTAAAATCTAGAAAAGGACATTATCGTGAACTTTTTGAACAAATTTCTAAACAAGGTTTTTTACGTGTTCGGGTTGATGGAGAAATAAAAGAAATAGAAAAAGGAATGCGTTTAGACAGATATAAAACGCATGATATTGAGGTTGTAATAGACAGACTTTTGATAAATGATTCTATTGAAAAACGCTTAGAAGAAACTATAAAAACAGCATTATATTCTGGAAATAACATTATGATGGTTATTGACATTGACAACAATGAACCTCGTTATTTTAGTAGAGAATTAATGTGTCCAACATCTGGAATTGCATATCCAAACCCAGAACCGAATACTTTTTCATTTAACTCGCCAAAAGGAGCATGTAATAAATGTAGTGGATTAGGAATTACAAATGAAATTAACCTAGAAAAAGTAATTCCAGACAATTCTCTCTCCATACAAAAAGGAGGAATTACTCCACTTGGAGAACAAAAAAGTAGTTGGATTTTTAAACAGATAGAAAATATTGCTGAACGTTATCAGTTCAAATTAACAGATCCTATAAAAAATATTCCAAAAGAAGCGTTAGACGTAATTTTGAATGGAGGAAATGAGTCTTTTGAAATTGAGTCTAAAGCAGCCGGCGTTACTAGAAATTATAAAATAGATTTTGAAGGAATTATTTCTTTTATAGAAAACCAATATGACAGTGCAGAAAGCACCACAATAAAACGTTGGGCTAAAGGTTTTATGGATGAAGTTTCTTGTTCTACCTGCGGTGGAAAAAGATTAAAAAAAGAAGCGCTTCATTTTAAAATTATCGATAAAAACATTAGCGATTTAGCACAAATGGATGCTACTGAACTAGCAAAATGGTTTAAAAACATTGAAAAAAGTTTATCAAAAAAACAACTAATTATTGCAGCTGAAATTTTAAAGGAAATTAGAACTAGAATTCAGTTTTTATTAGATGTTGGTTTAGATTACTTAACGTTAGACAGAACCTCTAAATCACTTTCTGGAGGAGAAGCACAAAGAATTCGATTAGCAACTCAAATTGGTTCTCAATTAGTAGGTGTTTTGTACATTTTAGATGAACCAAGTATTGGATTGCACCAACGAGACAATCAAAAATTAATTGATTCCCTTGTAAAATTACGAGATATTGGTAATTCTGTTTTAGTCGTGGAACACGATAAAGACATGATGGAACATGCGGATTTTGTGTTCGATATTGGTCCTGGTGCAGGAAGACACGGAGGTGAAATAGTAAGCTCTGGAACTTTTGAAGATTTAAAAAAACAAAATACTTTAACAGCAGATTATCTAACAGGAAGAAAAGAAATTGCGGTTCCTAAAAAACGTAGAGAAGGAAATGGAAATTTCATCAAACTAAAAGGTGCAACCGGAAACAATCTAAAAAATGTTTCTGTAGAATTTCCACTTGGAAAAATGATTTGTGTAACTGGAGTTTCTGGAAGTGGAAAATCTACCTTAATAAATGAAACATTATACCCTATTTTAAACGCTCATATATATAGAGGCGTCAAAAAACCGATGCCTTACAAAAAAATTGAAGGTTTAGAGCATGTAGATAAAGTAATCGACATCGATCAATCTCCTATTGGAAGAACTCCAAGATCTAACCCAGCAACCTATACAGGTACTTTTGGTGAAATTAGAAGTTTATTTGCAAAAACACCAGAAGCGGCAATTCGTGGTTACAAACCTGGTCGCTTTTCTTTTAATGTAAAAGGAGGACGATGTGAAACTTGCCAAGGTGGAGGAGTTCGTGTGATAGAAATGAACTTTTTACCAGACGTACAAGTAGAATGTGAAACTTGCCAAGGAAAACGATTTAATAGAGAAACTTTAGAAATTAGATACAAAGGAAAATCTATTTCTGATGTTTTAAATATGACGATTGAAGATGCTACTGATTTCTTTGAACTCATACCAAAAATACACAGAAAATTAAAAACAATTAAAGATGTTGGGCTTGGGTACATAACATTAGGGCAACAATCTACCACACTTTCTGGAGGGGAAGCACAACGAATTAAATTAGCATCAGAGCTATCTAAAAGAGATACAGGAAATACTTTCTATATTTTAGATGAACCTACAACCGGACTTCATTTTGAAGATATTAGGGTTTTAATGGACGTTTTAAATAAACTTGCCAATAAAGGAAATACCGTACTAATTATAGAGCACAATTTAGATGTTATAAAACTAGCCGACTATATTATTGATGTTGGTATGGAAGGCGGAAAAAAAGGAGGAAAAATACTTTGCACCGGAACTCCGGAAGAAATTGCAAAACATAAAACGAGTTATACTGCTAAATTTTTGAAAAAGGAATTGAATTAA